From one Rhodamnia argentea isolate NSW1041297 chromosome 1, ASM2092103v1, whole genome shotgun sequence genomic stretch:
- the LOC115740298 gene encoding vicilin-like seed storage protein At2g18540, which produces MGNKPLVVPFSVLFLIIIAVSPLHVEGGGARDHGGGARGVRDPDQGGEGVGMVARREERMPIAATEYGEISAVQVSDGASGVYHLQFITLEPNALFLPVLLHSDMVLYVHTGSGRLNWVDENDAKRIDLRRGDIYALPAATIFHVQSSLEPEREKLRIHAIFANSEEDMFFEPSIGAYSSIGDLLRGFDSKVLQEAFKVPEEVVKEIISATRPPPIVHAGDATVSERRTKYWEWEARFLKTYLSSTGYLTQGPGSNKKRKTFNLFDADRDFENCNGWSLTVTRKDLHVLKHSNVGVFMVNLTKGSMMGPHWNPRATEIAIVLQGKGMIRVVCSSTAKESECKNTRFKVNEGDVFIVPRFHPMAQMSFNNESIVFMGFSTSTKTNYPQFLAGKSSILQALDRDILAAAFNVADATIGRILAWQTDSIILDCTSCAEEEERIMEEGIEKERRQEEEEAKRREEEEEEERARKREEEEEEERERERQEEEERERQRQEEEERGREGGGEEREQEEERERWERQRREERRRREEAAEREQEEARKQEEEMQRRREEEWGGYEGRRAVEQVWIKA; this is translated from the exons ATGGGGAACAAGCCTCTGGTCGTGCCCTTCTCTGTGCTCTTTCTTATTATCATCGCCGTCTCTCCTCTGCATGTGGAAGGTGGCGGAGCGAGAGACCATGGAGGCGGTGCTCGGGGCGTTCGTGATCCCGACCAGGGAGGAGAGGGCGTCGGGATGGTGGCGAGGAGGGAGGAGAGGATGCCGATCGCGGCGACGGAGTACGGAGAGATCTCGGCGGTCCAGGTGTCCGACGGAGCCAGTGGGGTTTACCACCTGCAGTTCATCACGCTCGAGCCCAACGCTCTGTTCCTTCCCGTGCTCCTCCACTCGGACATGGTCCTCTACGTCCACACTG GAAGCGGAAGGCTGAACTGGGTTGATGAGAATGACGCGAAGAGGATTGATTTGAGGAGAGGGGACATTTACGCGCTCCCGGCGGCCACCATTTTCCATGTCCAGAGCAGCTTAGAGCCGGAGCGCGAGAAGCTCCGGATCCACGCCATTTTCGCGAATTCTGAAGAAGACATGTTCTTC gaACCATCGATCGGGGCATACTCTAGCATTGGGGATCTGCTTCGCGGGTTTGACAGCAAAGTCCTCCAAGAAGCTTTCAAG GTTCCTGAGGAAGTAGTCAAAGAAATAATAAGTGCAACAAGGCCGCCGCCTATAGTCCATGCCGGTGACGCCACTGTTTCAGAGAGGAGGACTAAGTACTGGGAATGGGAAGCACGATTCTTGAAGACCTACCTGAGCAGCACGGGCTACCTCACCCAGGGTCCCGGCagcaacaagaagaggaagacgTTTAACCTATTTGATGCAGACCGCGATTTCGAGAACTGTAACGGATGGAGCCTGACAGTGACCAGGAAAGACCTGCACGTGTTGAAGCACTCGAATGTCGGGGTTTTCATGGTTAATCTCACAAAG GGCTCGATGATGGGGCCGCATTGGAACCCGAGAGCGACGGAAATAGCCATAGTTTTACAAGGGAAAGGGATGATCCGAGTGGTGTGCTCGAGCACTGCCAAGGAATCGGAATGCAAGAACACAAGGTTCAAGGTGAATGAAGGGGACGTGTTCATCGTGCCGAGGTTCCACCCTATGGCTCAAATGTCGTTCAACAATGAGTCCATAGTCTTCATGGGCTTCAGCACTTCAACAAAGACAAACTACCCTCAGTTCCTGGCGGGGAAGAGCTCGATCCTCCAAGCGTTGGACAGAGACATCCTGGCGGCAGCGTTTAACGTCGCCGACGCCACGATCGGGCGGATCCTGGCATGGCAGACGGATTCCATCATATTGGATTGCACCTCATgcgccgaggaggaggagaggataATGGAGGAGGGGATTGAGAAGgaaaggagacaggaggaagaggaggctaaaaggagagaagaggaggaggaggaagaaagagcaagaaagagagaagaggaggaggaagaggaaagggaaagagagagacaggaagaagaggaaagagagaggcagagacaagaagaagaagaacgggggagggaaggaggaggagaggagcgagagcaagaagaggagagagagagatgggagagACAGAGACGAGAAGAAAGGCGGCGCCGGGAGGAGGCAGCGGAGAGAGAGCAAGAGGAGGCAAGAAAGCAAGAAGAGGAGATGCAGAGGCGGCGAGAGGAAGAGTGGGGTGGATACGAGGGAAGGAGAGCTGTCGAGCAAGTGTGGATCAAGGCCTGA
- the LOC115740155 gene encoding DNA-directed RNA polymerase III subunit RPC5 isoform X1, giving the protein MDLDDLDDLGNHAPVPTRATKFAPKSSKVSLKPKSEPPLKPKIEEPAPAPVLEPQRVGAPIPSEKDEAGEGDEEGKDSKPPVGVATAPEPSTSNGTTPMEVNRKPEAEAVPMDEDGVVDDEVVREIDVYFNPSVGASAQLYVMQYPLRPSWRPYEIDERCEEVRVKSGGSEIEVDLSINVDSKNYDRECNSRLMMTKQTLSSSWRPPLATGYAVGVLMDNKLYLNPVHAVVQLRPSMEHLTSGASKNYVKGENEVSVRAEESSEVKSAGSSKKQAKKTASSAEQVTDNDEHWIQLEYHSSKSDLSTHYLQGMMAEENSPILFTMNPCDYVDLLCPGVPKQNLKTNGALRRILLSTPPDERIRMMLCKEPEVHRYSALRYNVPDVSDDVFLSELQRNALLVQGCWVPKTALTLQKPSNESLVKGYRLDVWARDYTLLMFSKRPVVHITELPVKKILADAIKKFLIVFATERSSLGDWKFKQGTDVSFMKQYPDIVSKQKQIWEGIETEMMKSLMKLQQGDRIGRGQDDSKNAQIKVAMASRLEKPPSSDKTSMKATSRVAPGRRTMSNETLEALPKALLKIFQSHKVCDFQFICQRLRSSALSQATLPKADPRMEKAAALGVDAPPDELKKVITQVAVNIHELYVLKSSPEHPELDPLREVVINLLIGKGPNATLKRAEIFEAAKMALKRDISNAEYTKVMNDLCESKGSFWFLKSSNV; this is encoded by the exons ATGGACCTCGACGATCTCGACGACCTTGGAAATCATGCTCCTGTTCCGACTCGGGCGACCAAGTTCGCTCCCAAGTCCTCCAAAGTATCGCTCAAGCCTAAGTCGGAGCCACCTTTGAAGCCGAAAATCGAGGAACCGGCGCCGGCGCCGGTGCTGGAGCCGCAGCGAGTCGGTGCTCCGATTCCGAGTGAAAAGGACGAAGCGGGAGAAGgggatgaagaagggaaggattCGAAGCCGCCGGTCGGGGTTGCGACGGCGCCGGAGCCGTCTACATCAAATGGGACCACACCAATGGAAGTGAACCGCAAGCCGGAGGCAGAAGCGGTGCCGATGGACGAGGACGGCGTCGTGGACGATGAGGTCGTGCGCGAGATCGACGTCTACTTCAATCCTTCCGTCGGTGCCAGCGCTCAG TTATACGTTATGCAGTATCCGCTGAGACCGTCGTGGCGGCCGTACGAAATAGACGAGCGTTGTGAGGAG GTCAGGGTGAAATCGGGCGGTTCCGAAATTGAAGTCGATTTGTCCATTAACGTTGACTCCAAGAATTATGACAGGGAATGCAACAGCAGATTAATGATGACAAAGCAG ACTTTGTCATCTTCATGGAGGCCGCCCCTTGCAACTGGCTATGCTGTTGGTGTTTTGATGGACAACAAG CTGTACTTGAACCCTGTACATGCAGTGGTACAGCTTCGACCGTCTATGGAACATCTTACTTCTGGTGCCTCAAAGAACTATGTCAAGGGCGAAAATGAAGTCAGTGTTAGAGCAGAAGAATCGAGCGAAGTAAAATCTGCTGGTTCATCTAAGAAGCAG GCCAAAAAGACGGCATCTTCTGCTGAACAAGTGACAGATAATGATGAG CACTGGATTCAATTGGAGTACCATAGCTCAAAGAGTGATCTATCAACCCATTATCTACAAGGAATGATGGCAGAAGAAAATTCTCCTATTCTTTTCACAATGAATCC GTGTGATTATGTTGATTTATTATGTCCAGGAGTGCCCAAGCAGAACCTCAAAACAAATGGTGCTTTGAGAAG GATCCTATTGTCAACTCCACCGGATGAGAGAATTAGGATGATGCTTTGTAAG GAACCTGAAGTGCATCGTTACAGTGCTCTAAGGTACAACGTTCCTGATGTTTCCGATGATGTCTTCCTGAGCGAATTACAGCGTAATGCTCTGTTGGTGCAAGGATGTTGGGTTCCCAAGACTGCATTGACATTACAAAAACCGTCTAATGAATCCCTGGTTAAAGGTTATCGCCTTGATGTGTGGGCTAGAGATTATACCCTTCTTATGTTCAGCAAGAGGCCTGTGGTTCACATCACAGAACTACCTGTTAAGAAAATACTTGCTGATGCCATTAAAAAGTTCCTGATTGTCTTCGCCACTGAAAGGTCTTCCTTAGGTGATTGGAAGTTTAAGCAGGGAACTGATGTTTCATTTATGAAACAATATCCAGACATTGTAagcaagcaaaaacaaatctgGGAGGGCATTGAGACAGAAATGATGAAATCCTTGATGAAACTTCAGCAAGGCGACAGAATTGGAAGAGGTCAAGATGATTCAAAGAATGCTCAAATCAAAGTTGCCATGGCTAGTAGGCTAGAGAAACCTCCAAGTTCAGACAAAACATCCATGAAAGCTACAAGCAGAGTTGCCCCTGGCAGGAGAACTATGTCAAATGAAACTCTTGAGGCTTTGCCAAAGGCTTTGCTGAAAATCTTTCAGAGTCACAAGGTTTGCGA CTTTCAGTTTATCTGTCAACGTTTGCGGAGTTCGGCACTTTCTCAGGCCACTCTTCCCAAAGCGGATCCTAGAATGGAAAAAGCTGCCGCACTTGGGGTTGATGCCCCTCCAGATGAACTTAAGAAAGTTATCACACAAGTTGCAGTAAACATTCACGAGCTTTATGTTTTGAAGTCATCCCCAGAGCACCCAGAACTTGATCCATTGAG GGAAGTTGTTATTAACCTTCTGATAGGTAAAGGACCCAATGCGACACTTAAGAGGGCCGAAATATTTGAAGCTGCCAAGATGGCTCTGAAGAGAGACATTTCAAATGCTGAATATACAAAG GTCATGAATGATCTGTGTGAATCCAAGGGTTCCTTCTGGTTTCTGAAAAGCAGCAACGTATGA
- the LOC115740155 gene encoding DNA-directed RNA polymerase III subunit RPC5 isoform X2, translating into MDLDDLDDLGNHAPVPTRATKFAPKSSKVSLKPKSEPPLKPKIEEPAPAPVLEPQRVGAPIPSEKDEAGEGDEEGKDSKPPVGVATAPEPSTSNGTTPMEVNRKPEAEAVPMDEDGVVDDEVVREIDVYFNPSVGASAQLYVMQYPLRPSWRPYEIDERCEEVRVKSGGSEIEVDLSINVDSKNYDRECNSRLMMTKQTLSSSWRPPLATGYAVGVLMDNKLYLNPVHAVVQLRPSMEHLTSGASKNYVKGENEVSVRAEESSEVKSAGSSKKQAKKTASSAEQVTDNDEHWIQLEYHSSKSDLSTHYLQGMMAEENSPILFTMNPCDYVDLLCPGVPKQNLKTNGALRRILLSTPPDERIRMMLCKEPEVHRYSALRYNVPDVSDDVFLSELQRNALLVQGCWVPKTALTLQKPSNESLVKGYRLDVWARDYTLLMFSKRPVVHITELPVKKILADAIKKFLIVFATERSSLGDWKFKQGTDVSFMKQYPDIVSKQKQIWEGIETEMMKSLMKLQQGDRIGRGQDDSKNAQIKVAMASRLEKPPSSDKTSMKATSRVAPGRRTMSNETLEALPKALLKIFQSHKLSVYLSTFAEFGTFSGHSSQSGS; encoded by the exons ATGGACCTCGACGATCTCGACGACCTTGGAAATCATGCTCCTGTTCCGACTCGGGCGACCAAGTTCGCTCCCAAGTCCTCCAAAGTATCGCTCAAGCCTAAGTCGGAGCCACCTTTGAAGCCGAAAATCGAGGAACCGGCGCCGGCGCCGGTGCTGGAGCCGCAGCGAGTCGGTGCTCCGATTCCGAGTGAAAAGGACGAAGCGGGAGAAGgggatgaagaagggaaggattCGAAGCCGCCGGTCGGGGTTGCGACGGCGCCGGAGCCGTCTACATCAAATGGGACCACACCAATGGAAGTGAACCGCAAGCCGGAGGCAGAAGCGGTGCCGATGGACGAGGACGGCGTCGTGGACGATGAGGTCGTGCGCGAGATCGACGTCTACTTCAATCCTTCCGTCGGTGCCAGCGCTCAG TTATACGTTATGCAGTATCCGCTGAGACCGTCGTGGCGGCCGTACGAAATAGACGAGCGTTGTGAGGAG GTCAGGGTGAAATCGGGCGGTTCCGAAATTGAAGTCGATTTGTCCATTAACGTTGACTCCAAGAATTATGACAGGGAATGCAACAGCAGATTAATGATGACAAAGCAG ACTTTGTCATCTTCATGGAGGCCGCCCCTTGCAACTGGCTATGCTGTTGGTGTTTTGATGGACAACAAG CTGTACTTGAACCCTGTACATGCAGTGGTACAGCTTCGACCGTCTATGGAACATCTTACTTCTGGTGCCTCAAAGAACTATGTCAAGGGCGAAAATGAAGTCAGTGTTAGAGCAGAAGAATCGAGCGAAGTAAAATCTGCTGGTTCATCTAAGAAGCAG GCCAAAAAGACGGCATCTTCTGCTGAACAAGTGACAGATAATGATGAG CACTGGATTCAATTGGAGTACCATAGCTCAAAGAGTGATCTATCAACCCATTATCTACAAGGAATGATGGCAGAAGAAAATTCTCCTATTCTTTTCACAATGAATCC GTGTGATTATGTTGATTTATTATGTCCAGGAGTGCCCAAGCAGAACCTCAAAACAAATGGTGCTTTGAGAAG GATCCTATTGTCAACTCCACCGGATGAGAGAATTAGGATGATGCTTTGTAAG GAACCTGAAGTGCATCGTTACAGTGCTCTAAGGTACAACGTTCCTGATGTTTCCGATGATGTCTTCCTGAGCGAATTACAGCGTAATGCTCTGTTGGTGCAAGGATGTTGGGTTCCCAAGACTGCATTGACATTACAAAAACCGTCTAATGAATCCCTGGTTAAAGGTTATCGCCTTGATGTGTGGGCTAGAGATTATACCCTTCTTATGTTCAGCAAGAGGCCTGTGGTTCACATCACAGAACTACCTGTTAAGAAAATACTTGCTGATGCCATTAAAAAGTTCCTGATTGTCTTCGCCACTGAAAGGTCTTCCTTAGGTGATTGGAAGTTTAAGCAGGGAACTGATGTTTCATTTATGAAACAATATCCAGACATTGTAagcaagcaaaaacaaatctgGGAGGGCATTGAGACAGAAATGATGAAATCCTTGATGAAACTTCAGCAAGGCGACAGAATTGGAAGAGGTCAAGATGATTCAAAGAATGCTCAAATCAAAGTTGCCATGGCTAGTAGGCTAGAGAAACCTCCAAGTTCAGACAAAACATCCATGAAAGCTACAAGCAGAGTTGCCCCTGGCAGGAGAACTATGTCAAATGAAACTCTTGAGGCTTTGCCAAAGGCTTTGCTGAAAATCTTTCAGAGTCACAAG CTTTCAGTTTATCTGTCAACGTTTGCGGAGTTCGGCACTTTCTCAGGCCACTCTTCCCAAAGCGGATCCTAG
- the LOC115740148 gene encoding probable protein phosphatase 2C 80, giving the protein MPPIALSKLNTTVFCGFQRALAERQLQNSANLLLQCPRSTVLSTDVVHPPSRVQRRISMAASGSKAVSGDVYMDGLLSSGGNAVDFTKPSGVFFFDRSHRSCERASVSLRRQEPCNGHLVCGYSRYHEAWTTCISTPSVGPQHRAFQTSLFARYNDGAAQDISFEGNPSSDLATSTTSVGQALPGDRALKLLSGSCCLPHPDKEDKGGEDAHLICEDEQVIGVADGVGGWADVGVDAGLYSRELMFHSVNAIKEETEGSVDPLIVLEKAHANTKAKGSSTACIIALKEEGIHAINLGDSGFIVVRDGCNIFRSPVQQHGFNFTYQLESGRNGDLPSSGQVFRIPISDGDVIVAGTDGLFDNLYDDEISALIVEAAKSGLDPQAAAREIAAAARQQALDRYRQTPFADSAQEAGFRYHGGKLDDITVVVSYVTRSGIL; this is encoded by the exons ATGCCACCTATAGCTCTGTCAAAGCTCAATACTACTGTGTTTTGTGGTTTCCAAAGAGCATTAGCAGAGCGGCAGTTGCAAAACTCTGCAAATCTGCTTCTCCAGTGTCCACGCTCTACTGTTTTGTCAACTGACGTGGTTCATCCTCCAAGCCGTGTGCAGAGGAGAATTTCCATGGCTGCTTCTGGTTCCAAAGCTGTCTCTGGAGATGTTTACATGGATGGCTTACTTTCCAGTGGTGGGAACGCAGTTGACTTTACTAAACCCTCTGGTGTCTTTTTCTTTGATCGGAGCCATAGGAGTTGCGAGAGAGCTAGTGTGAGCTTGAGAAGGCAAGAGCCTTGTAATGGTCACTTGGTATGTGGATATTCAAGATATCACGAAGCATGGACAACTTGCATCTCCACCCCGTCTGTTGGTCCCCAACATAGAGCTTTCCAAACTTCTCTGTTTGCACGTTACAATGATGGGGCAGCTCAGGATATATCGTTCGAGGGCAATCCAAGCAGTGATCTTGCAACTTCCACGACTTCAGTTGGCCA AGCTCTTCCAGGTGACAGGGCTTTGAAGCTGCTATCTGGATCATGTTGCCTGCCACATCCAGATAAAGAAGACAAAGGTGGAGAGGATGCTCACTTAATATGTGAAGACGAGCAAGTGATCGGTGTAGCAGATGGTGTAGGTGGTTGGGCAGATGTTGGTGTTGATGCAGGGCTGTACTCTCGGGAACTTATGTTCCATTCAGTTAATGCAATAAAAGAGGAGACTGAGGGTTCTGTTGACCCGTTAATCGTATTAGAGAAGGCTCACGCGAATACCAAAGCCAAAGGTTCGTCAACTGCCTGCATAATTGCCCTCAAAGAAGAG GGAATACATGCTATCAATTTGGGTGACAGTGGATTCATAGTGGTTAGAGATGGGTGCAATATCTTCAGATCCCCAGTGCAGCAGCACGGTTTCAACTTTACATACCAACTGGAAAGTGGTAGGAATGGCGACCTACCCAGCTCTGGTCAG GTTTTCAGAATTCCCATTTCCGATGGAGATGTAATTGTTGCTGGAACAGACGGTTTATTCGACAACTTGTATGATGATGAGATTAGCGCCCTCATTGTTGAGGCAGCGAAATCTGGCTTGGATCCTCAAGCGGCAGCTCGGGAAATAGCCGCTGCCGCACGCCAACAGGCACTGGATAGATACCGACAGACCCCATTTGCTGATTCTGCTCAAGAAGCTGGATTCCGGTATCACGGGGGCAAATTGGATGACATCACCGTTGTCGTGTCGTATGTAACTAGATCTGGCATCTTGTGA